The following are encoded in a window of Gaiellales bacterium genomic DNA:
- a CDS encoding cytochrome c translates to MLKVLIAGLLGTVAGIAVMVVVIVATGSTTDNSSSVGLNPSVSTAALSTPASSAPVSTPGGSSGGSSSGATGDATAGKAVFASNGCGSCHTLSAAGATGTIGPDLDKAVSGDAQKDKMPLAAFIKQSITDPAAFTASGGPWSTPMPTTFGSSLSPTQIDDLVALIESSQSS, encoded by the coding sequence ATGCTGAAGGTCTTGATCGCAGGGCTGCTCGGCACCGTCGCGGGCATCGCCGTGATGGTGGTCGTCATCGTCGCCACAGGCAGCACGACGGACAACTCGAGCAGCGTCGGACTGAACCCGTCCGTCTCGACCGCGGCCCTCTCGACGCCGGCCTCCTCGGCGCCCGTGTCGACGCCCGGAGGCAGCAGCGGCGGCAGCTCGAGCGGCGCGACCGGCGACGCGACGGCGGGCAAGGCGGTCTTCGCCTCGAACGGCTGCGGCAGCTGCCACACGCTGAGCGCGGCCGGGGCGACCGGCACGATCGGCCCCGACCTCGACAAGGCGGTCTCGGGCGACGCGCAGAAGGACAAGATGCCGCTGGCGGCGTTCATCAAGCAGTCGATCACCGACCCGGCCGCCTTCACGGCGTCCGGCGGGCCGTGGTCGACGCCCATGCCGACCACCTTCGGCTCGTCGCTCAGCCCGACGCAGATCGACGACCTCGTCGCGCTGATCGAGTCCAGCCAGTCCTCGTAG
- the thpR gene encoding RNA 2',3'-cyclic phosphodiesterase — MRLFVAAIPPPGLAQRLAAAAASIAPPELRVTPAENLHVTIHFLGEVPPDAVPALEADLAAAAARHTPTELTLDAIRPGPPGRPRMLWATAEATPGYTAIVNDAAAATAPHAPDARPARPGTPHLTLARLRGRADLRRWPDRQPLDDAAFPLAQLALVHSTLGKHGATYTPLATLPLGGQSAGRR, encoded by the coding sequence GTGCGCCTGTTCGTCGCCGCCATCCCACCGCCGGGGCTCGCGCAGCGGCTCGCCGCGGCCGCCGCATCCATCGCCCCGCCGGAGCTGCGAGTGACGCCGGCGGAGAACCTGCACGTGACGATCCACTTCCTCGGCGAGGTGCCGCCGGACGCCGTCCCGGCGCTCGAGGCCGACCTTGCGGCGGCCGCCGCCCGGCACACCCCGACCGAGCTCACGCTCGACGCGATCAGGCCCGGCCCGCCCGGGCGGCCGCGGATGCTGTGGGCGACGGCGGAGGCAACGCCCGGCTATACGGCGATCGTGAACGACGCGGCGGCTGCGACCGCTCCCCACGCCCCGGACGCGCGGCCCGCGCGTCCGGGCACGCCCCACCTCACGCTCGCGCGTCTACGCGGCCGCGCCGACCTGCGGCGCTGGCCCGATCGCCAGCCGCTCGACGACGCGGCCTTCCCGCTCGCCCAGCTCGCCCTCGTGCACTCGACGCTCGGGAAGCACGGCGCCACCTACACCCCGCTTGCGACGCTCCCGCTCGGCGGTCAGTCCGCCGGACGCCGGTAG
- a CDS encoding methyltransferase domain-containing protein: protein MSGANRFDRTADLYAAHAANRDWTAFVAWCEPKAGDRVLDVAGGPGALAAALVGRVGSVTVLDAAPALLDHAPEGIETVVGRAEQLPFADASFDLVTCVNSLHHIARPARALDEMARVLGPGGRLVLEDMVADPDPRRARRWEEIERLRDPEHGRLISPGDTRGPLQAAGMHLDSEETWLRTSRVDRWLAVAGTTEPAAGRVRQMIGAPEFEVRVWRARYRRPAD, encoded by the coding sequence TTGTCCGGGGCTAACCGGTTCGACCGCACCGCCGACCTCTATGCCGCCCACGCGGCCAATCGCGACTGGACGGCGTTCGTGGCCTGGTGCGAGCCGAAGGCCGGCGACCGCGTGCTCGACGTCGCCGGCGGCCCGGGAGCGCTGGCGGCCGCGCTGGTCGGGCGGGTCGGGTCGGTCACCGTGCTCGACGCCGCGCCGGCGCTGCTCGACCATGCGCCGGAGGGCATCGAGACGGTGGTCGGGCGGGCGGAGCAATTGCCGTTCGCGGATGCGTCATTTGACCTGGTGACGTGCGTCAACTCGCTGCACCACATCGCCCGGCCGGCGCGGGCGCTCGACGAGATGGCGCGGGTGCTCGGGCCCGGCGGGCGGCTCGTGCTGGAGGACATGGTGGCCGACCCCGACCCGCGCCGGGCCCGCCGTTGGGAGGAGATCGAGCGGCTGCGCGATCCCGAACACGGGCGGCTGATCTCGCCGGGCGACACGCGCGGGCCGCTGCAGGCCGCCGGCATGCACCTCGATTCCGAGGAGACGTGGCTGCGGACCTCGCGGGTCGACCGGTGGCTGGCCGTCGCCGGGACGACCGAGCCGGCGGCGGGGCGGGTGCGGCAGATGATCGGCGCGCCCGAGTTCGAGGTGCGCGTCTGGCGGGCGCGCTACCGGCGTCCGGCGGACTGA
- a CDS encoding HD domain-containing protein, translating into MPGLEAVRALAPVPDAWLVGGSVRDLMLGRDVVDVDLVVADDPAAAARGLARAAGGAPFPLSDRHGAWRVVRDGHTVDISRSHGPVTADLGRRDFTINAMAVPLAGGEVLDPHGGRADLEAGRLRAVSEQVFADDPLRLLRLARLAHELGFTVDPEAERLARRDAHLAVRPSGERVLTEIRRLLEPDHPEEGIRLLDRLGVLDVVLPEAVAMRGVGQSPFHHLDVFEHTLKVLDAAADVSANVEHYLRDAAGPVEAALDAEVGNDFTGHTGLRLAALFHDIEKPATRTVSDEGRVGFMGHDRFGADTAEHVLERWRASHALIRFCRVLVAEHLRLGFLVRERPFDRRTAYRYLQATAPYAYESIVLSLADRLATRGVRARQAYVRAHSQAAVELIHLLGELESEEREPLLRGDEIAQIAGASGPRIGELVALLAEEQAAGTVTTREEAIALVRG; encoded by the coding sequence TTGCCGGGCCTTGAGGCCGTACGGGCGCTCGCGCCCGTGCCCGACGCATGGCTGGTCGGCGGCAGCGTCCGCGACCTCATGCTGGGCCGCGACGTCGTCGACGTCGACCTCGTGGTCGCCGACGACCCGGCCGCGGCGGCGCGCGGGCTGGCCCGCGCGGCCGGCGGCGCGCCGTTCCCGCTGTCCGACCGCCACGGCGCCTGGCGGGTCGTCCGCGACGGCCACACGGTCGACATCAGCCGCAGCCACGGCCCGGTCACCGCCGACCTCGGCCGGCGCGACTTCACGATCAACGCGATGGCGGTGCCGCTCGCGGGCGGCGAGGTGCTCGACCCGCACGGCGGCCGGGCCGACCTCGAGGCGGGCCGGCTGCGGGCGGTGTCCGAGCAGGTCTTCGCCGACGATCCGCTGCGGCTGCTGCGCCTGGCCCGGCTGGCGCACGAGCTCGGCTTCACGGTCGACCCCGAGGCCGAGCGGCTCGCCCGCCGCGACGCCCACCTGGCCGTCCGGCCGAGCGGCGAGCGGGTGCTCACCGAGATCCGGCGGCTGCTCGAGCCCGATCATCCCGAGGAGGGCATCCGGCTGCTCGACCGCCTCGGCGTGCTCGACGTCGTCCTGCCCGAGGCCGTCGCGATGCGCGGCGTGGGCCAGAGCCCGTTCCACCACCTGGACGTCTTCGAGCACACGCTGAAGGTGCTCGACGCGGCCGCCGACGTCTCGGCGAACGTCGAGCATTACCTGCGGGATGCGGCCGGGCCCGTCGAGGCGGCGCTCGACGCCGAGGTCGGGAACGACTTCACCGGCCACACCGGCCTGCGCCTCGCGGCCCTCTTCCACGACATCGAGAAGCCGGCCACGCGGACGGTCTCGGACGAGGGCCGGGTCGGCTTCATGGGCCACGACCGGTTCGGCGCCGACACGGCCGAGCACGTGCTCGAGCGATGGCGGGCGTCGCACGCGCTCATCCGCTTCTGCCGGGTGCTGGTCGCCGAGCACCTTCGGCTCGGGTTCCTCGTCCGCGAGCGTCCGTTCGACCGGCGCACGGCCTACCGGTACCTGCAGGCGACCGCGCCGTACGCGTACGAGAGCATCGTGCTCTCGCTGGCCGACCGTCTGGCGACGCGCGGCGTCCGGGCCCGGCAGGCGTACGTGCGCGCCCACTCGCAGGCGGCGGTCGAGCTGATCCACCTGCTGGGCGAGCTCGAGTCCGAGGAGCGCGAGCCGCTCCTGCGCGGTGACGAGATCGCGCAGATCGCCGGCGCGAGCGGGCCGCGGATCGGCGAGCTCGTCGCCCTCCTGGCCGAGGAGCAGGCGGCCGGCACGGTGACAACGCGGGAGGAGGCGATCGCGCTTGTCCGGGGCTAA
- the alr gene encoding alanine racemase produces the protein MIGTQRARATVTVDLGAVEDNVARLRHAAGPAEVWAVVKADGYGHGATAVGRAALRAGARRLCVATWEEARGLREELGEVPVLVMGPLAPGEEAHVSGVDVAVSSVEGFARLQAGARAPLGVHVKVDTGMGRWGMSPAEALRVADQLDSDGGLRPAGLMSHLAVADTDAEFTHTQVERFAEVAGRFPPCPRHLANSAATLRFPEARFDAVRCGIAMYGLSPFAGDPDADGIAPALRMETHVAAVKLLQPGESSGYGRRFVASEPTWVGLAPAGYADGVPRALSAQADVLVGGRRRRVAATVSMDQLTFVIGANCDVEPGDAVTLIGRDGDERILAEEWARLAGTINYEIVTSLAPRPRRVEHVVAGP, from the coding sequence GTGATCGGCACCCAGCGCGCGCGGGCGACGGTCACCGTCGACCTCGGCGCGGTCGAGGACAACGTCGCCCGCCTGCGCCACGCGGCTGGTCCCGCGGAGGTGTGGGCGGTGGTGAAGGCCGACGGCTACGGCCACGGCGCCACGGCGGTCGGACGCGCGGCGCTGCGCGCCGGCGCGCGGCGCCTCTGTGTCGCCACGTGGGAGGAGGCGCGGGGGCTGCGCGAGGAGCTGGGCGAGGTGCCGGTGCTCGTCATGGGGCCGCTCGCCCCTGGCGAGGAGGCGCATGTGTCGGGCGTCGACGTGGCGGTCTCGTCGGTCGAGGGGTTCGCGCGCCTGCAGGCCGGCGCGCGTGCGCCACTTGGCGTGCACGTGAAGGTCGATACCGGCATGGGCCGGTGGGGGATGTCGCCCGCCGAGGCGCTGCGCGTCGCCGACCAGCTCGATTCCGACGGCGGCCTTCGGCCGGCCGGCCTGATGAGCCACCTGGCCGTCGCCGACACGGACGCGGAGTTCACCCACACGCAGGTGGAGCGGTTCGCCGAGGTGGCGGGGCGGTTCCCGCCGTGTCCGCGCCATCTCGCCAACAGCGCGGCGACGCTGCGCTTCCCCGAGGCCCGCTTCGACGCCGTCCGCTGCGGGATCGCGATGTACGGCCTCTCGCCGTTCGCGGGCGACCCCGACGCCGACGGGATCGCGCCGGCGCTGCGGATGGAGACCCACGTTGCGGCCGTCAAGCTGCTCCAGCCCGGCGAGAGCTCCGGCTACGGGCGTCGCTTCGTCGCCTCCGAGCCGACCTGGGTCGGGCTCGCCCCGGCCGGCTACGCAGACGGCGTGCCCCGCGCCCTCTCGGCACAGGCCGACGTGCTGGTGGGCGGCCGTCGCCGGAGGGTTGCGGCCACGGTGAGCATGGATCAATTGACATTCGTGATCGGCGCCAATTGCGATGTTGAGCCGGGAGACGCCGTGACGCTCATCGGCCGCGACGGCGACGAGCGCATCCTGGCGGAGGAGTGGGCCCGGCTGGCCGGGACGATCAACTACGAGATCGTGACGTCGCTGGCGCCGCGGCCACGGCGGGTGGAGCATGTCGTTGCCGGGCCTTGA
- a CDS encoding NAD(P)H-hydrate dehydratase, translated as MIQTLPLYDAGEMRTADAGAIETVGIPGAVLMERAGLAAAGEIARSYPRTTVAVVCGGGNNGGDGFVVGRHLHAAGWDVECLLASDPARLPADARRNHEVAVRLEVPMREGVSRARLRRADVIVDALLGTGFRGSPRPEAVQVIAAMHDHPGIVALDVPSGVDASTGVIAGEAVAAEVTVCFHGRKVGTAVDPGRSASGRVVVADIGIPAQADVATAAVLAAGITAPAKQPGDTKYTAAVLVLGGARGFTGAPLMTALAALRASAGIAWIGSPPDAARILEARVPEVMVRPLPNALELLERAGAVALGPGLGRDEEMLAMAREVGVGHAGPVVIDADGLFAFNGALEQLRGRARPAVLTPHEGEMGRLLGESSEWVRANRLEAVRRAADGSGCVVLLKGADTLVAAPDGRVCVSHAGVPGLATAGSGDVLTGVVAAMLAREPDAWVATAAAAEAHGAAGRAATERLGPSGIIATDVIDALPGVLR; from the coding sequence ATGATCCAGACGCTCCCGCTGTACGACGCGGGCGAGATGCGGACGGCGGACGCCGGCGCGATCGAGACGGTCGGAATCCCCGGAGCGGTGCTCATGGAGCGGGCCGGCCTCGCGGCCGCCGGCGAGATCGCGCGCTCGTACCCGCGCACGACCGTCGCGGTCGTCTGCGGCGGCGGCAACAACGGCGGCGACGGCTTCGTCGTCGGCCGCCACCTGCACGCCGCCGGGTGGGACGTCGAGTGCCTGCTCGCGTCCGACCCCGCCAGGCTGCCCGCCGACGCGCGCCGGAACCACGAGGTGGCCGTGCGGCTGGAGGTGCCGATGCGCGAGGGCGTCTCCCGCGCGCGCCTTCGCCGGGCCGACGTCATCGTCGACGCCCTCCTGGGCACAGGGTTCCGGGGCTCGCCCCGGCCCGAGGCGGTGCAGGTGATCGCGGCGATGCACGACCACCCGGGCATCGTCGCCCTCGACGTGCCCTCCGGCGTCGACGCGTCCACCGGCGTGATCGCCGGCGAGGCGGTCGCGGCCGAGGTGACGGTGTGCTTCCACGGCCGCAAGGTGGGGACGGCCGTCGACCCTGGTAGGAGCGCCTCCGGTCGCGTCGTCGTCGCCGACATCGGGATCCCGGCGCAGGCCGACGTCGCGACGGCCGCCGTGCTCGCCGCGGGCATCACCGCGCCCGCGAAGCAGCCGGGGGACACGAAGTACACCGCCGCGGTGCTCGTGCTCGGCGGCGCGCGCGGGTTCACCGGTGCCCCGCTCATGACGGCGCTGGCGGCGCTGCGGGCGTCGGCCGGGATCGCCTGGATCGGCTCGCCGCCGGACGCCGCCCGCATTCTCGAGGCGCGCGTCCCCGAGGTGATGGTGCGGCCGCTCCCGAACGCGCTCGAGCTGCTCGAGCGGGCCGGCGCCGTGGCGCTCGGGCCGGGGCTGGGACGTGACGAGGAGATGCTCGCGATGGCCCGCGAGGTCGGCGTCGGCCACGCCGGCCCGGTCGTCATCGACGCCGACGGCCTGTTCGCCTTCAACGGCGCGCTCGAGCAGCTCCGCGGGCGGGCGCGGCCGGCCGTGCTGACGCCGCACGAGGGCGAGATGGGGCGGCTGCTCGGCGAGTCGTCGGAGTGGGTGCGGGCGAACCGGCTCGAGGCCGTGCGGCGGGCGGCGGATGGGAGCGGCTGCGTCGTGCTGCTGAAGGGTGCCGACACGCTCGTCGCCGCGCCGGACGGCCGCGTGTGCGTGTCCCACGCCGGCGTGCCCGGCCTGGCGACGGCCGGCTCGGGCGACGTGCTCACGGGCGTCGTCGCGGCCATGCTGGCGCGGGAGCCGGACGCGTGGGTGGCGACGGCGGCGGCCGCGGAGGCGCACGGCGCGGCCGGCCGGGCCGCGACCGAGCGGCTGGGCCCGTCCGGGATCATCGCGACCGACGTGATCGACGCGCTGCCCGGGGTGCTGCGGTGA
- the acpS gene encoding holo-ACP synthase, translating to MRVGIDLIEIDRVARALERHPRFVERVFTQIERDYCLSRANPAQHFAARFAGKEAVGKALGFGVPFTWREIEIAGRPKPGVSLSGRTAAWAQRVKAGAIDLSMTHSKGMAAAVAVVGDA from the coding sequence ATGCGGGTTGGGATCGACCTCATCGAGATCGACCGCGTGGCCCGTGCGCTCGAGCGGCACCCGCGCTTCGTCGAGCGCGTGTTCACCCAGATCGAGCGCGACTACTGCCTCTCGCGCGCGAACCCGGCGCAGCACTTCGCCGCCCGCTTCGCGGGCAAGGAGGCGGTCGGCAAGGCGCTCGGGTTCGGGGTGCCGTTCACCTGGCGTGAGATCGAGATCGCCGGCCGGCCCAAGCCCGGCGTGAGCCTGTCCGGGCGCACCGCCGCGTGGGCGCAGCGGGTGAAGGCGGGCGCGATCGACCTGAGCATGACCCACTCGAAGGGGATGGCGGCCGCGGTGGCCGTCGTCGGCGACGCATGA
- a CDS encoding MBL fold metallo-hydrolase, whose protein sequence is MPRAIPLTGTATWWPSTLYQTTTLELRRAGERLLVDPGISPWEIEEVVGASAMPVTQVLVTHSDWDHVMALGVLSDVQVTASSAAAERIRSGVARQEIERETAEFLIGHRSIDRLRVDQEVDPPAEVRMGPWRGVCRAAPGHTDDGMIVSLPDEHLLVVGDYLSALEIPGVYDSVAAYRTTLQELAGVIERERPLYVVVGHGKPHTSDEALRIAEEDLTYLEAVLAHAEAGHPAEDAGQISFPQRSAGTADRTMHAANVARACEAAGAAVAQG, encoded by the coding sequence ATGCCAAGGGCGATCCCGCTGACGGGCACGGCGACGTGGTGGCCCAGCACCCTCTACCAGACGACGACGCTCGAGCTGCGGCGGGCGGGCGAGCGGCTCCTGGTCGACCCCGGAATCTCGCCGTGGGAGATCGAGGAGGTCGTCGGCGCGTCGGCCATGCCGGTCACGCAGGTGCTGGTGACGCACTCCGACTGGGATCACGTGATGGCCCTCGGGGTCCTCTCCGACGTGCAGGTCACGGCCAGCTCGGCGGCGGCCGAGCGCATCCGCTCGGGCGTTGCCCGCCAGGAGATCGAGCGCGAGACCGCCGAGTTCCTGATCGGCCACCGCTCGATCGACCGGCTGCGCGTCGATCAGGAGGTCGACCCGCCGGCCGAGGTGCGCATGGGGCCGTGGCGCGGCGTCTGCCGGGCCGCGCCCGGGCACACCGACGACGGCATGATCGTGTCACTTCCCGACGAGCACCTGCTCGTCGTCGGCGACTACCTCTCGGCGCTCGAGATCCCGGGCGTCTACGACTCGGTGGCCGCCTACCGGACGACGCTGCAGGAGCTCGCGGGCGTGATCGAGCGCGAGCGGCCGCTGTACGTGGTCGTCGGCCACGGCAAGCCGCACACGAGCGACGAGGCGCTTCGCATCGCCGAGGAGGATCTGACCTACCTCGAGGCCGTGCTGGCGCACGCCGAGGCGGGCCACCCGGCGGAGGATGCCGGGCAGATCTCGTTCCCGCAGCGGTCGGCCGGGACGGCGGATCGCACCATGCACGCGGCCAACGTCGCCCGCGCATGCGAGGCGGCCGGTGCCGCCGTCGCTCAAGGTTGA
- a CDS encoding VOC family protein gives MSTPPKEGHGPQGSIVAAQRSARPIDPGVTIGHVHLRTADIDRIRHFYVDVLGFDVTAEARDVPGWGTTGDLLFVSAGGYHHHLGFNTWKSAGGGPQPDGVAGLHHVAIRYPTRPALADALRRLREIDWPIRQATDHGTHEAIYLSDPDGNDLELMWDRPPEQWPRDGDGHAAYADGELDLDQLLTEAP, from the coding sequence ATGAGCACACCGCCGAAGGAGGGCCACGGGCCGCAGGGAAGCATCGTCGCGGCGCAGCGGAGCGCGCGGCCGATCGATCCCGGCGTCACCATCGGCCACGTCCACCTGCGGACAGCCGACATCGACCGCATCCGCCACTTCTACGTCGACGTGCTCGGCTTCGACGTCACCGCCGAGGCCCGCGACGTCCCGGGCTGGGGCACGACCGGCGACCTCCTGTTCGTGTCGGCGGGCGGCTATCACCACCACCTCGGCTTCAACACCTGGAAGTCGGCAGGGGGCGGGCCGCAGCCCGACGGCGTCGCCGGCCTGCACCATGTCGCCATCCGCTATCCGACCCGGCCCGCGCTCGCCGACGCGCTGCGACGCCTGCGCGAGATCGACTGGCCGATCCGCCAGGCCACCGACCACGGCACGCACGAGGCCATCTACCTGAGCGATCCCGACGGGAACGACCTCGAGCTGATGTGGGACCGGCCGCCGGAGCAGTGGCCGCGCGACGGCGACGGGCACGCCGCCTATGCCGACGGCGAGCTCGACCTCGACCAGCTCCTGACCGAGGCGCCCTAG
- a CDS encoding ATP-binding cassette domain-containing protein — translation MEIRDLRVRFGETTAVDDVDLEVGAGEVFGLLGPNGAGKTTTILVLTTLLPATKGTARVFGVDVARHPMDVRRLLGRRGRDARDGGPRTRPTGSSRPTPAG, via the coding sequence GTGGAGATCCGCGACCTGCGCGTCCGCTTCGGCGAGACGACCGCCGTGGACGACGTCGATCTCGAGGTCGGCGCGGGCGAGGTGTTCGGCCTCCTCGGTCCGAACGGGGCCGGTAAGACAACCACGATCCTCGTGCTGACGACCCTGCTCCCGGCCACGAAGGGCACGGCGCGCGTGTTCGGCGTCGACGTCGCCCGCCACCCGATGGACGTACGCCGCCTGCTCGGGCGTCGTGGCCGAGATGCTCGAGACGGTGGGCCTCGGACTCGGCCGACCGGCTCATCTCGACCTACTCCGGCGGGATGA
- a CDS encoding S53 family peptidase, with protein MRGAMASCGLAAVVAAGGVATATGASSHAVALRGSAPAWTAHAAVRPANASGRVSLRVYLAPRGGLAALRAAVAAVATPGSATYHRFLTPAQYRAKYEPTAAAVSSVSAWLRSAGLRVTAVEASHRYVSASGSVAAAEKAFGRRLNIYEHHGRLVRGPAGNARVPAAVAASVLGVTGLSTPSASRVQIGPPPAGFRNARPCSQSYGAVKATSLPKFRGSHRDFAVCGYTPKQFRGAYGVSATGLTGKGTSIGIVDAFAAGTIRKDANIYASRHGDEPFHGRQFSQVLPSSFALHPNQCQTPADWAGEETLDVEAAHGLATKANVVYYGAKSCLNQDLQDALARVDDQNKVSVVSNSYGGPMSGETSGDIAAQEQVVLQGEMQGITFLFSSGDNGDWQAIEGFKDTDYPASDPFVTAVGGTSTAIGRKNNLLWQTGWGTEKFNLSDTGKGWVPFAPNPFLYGAGGGISPVFPRPSYQNGVVSANGRGYPDVALDADPTTGMLVGETQIFPKGTFYGEYRIGGTSLASPLMAGIVADAVQHAKSRLGFLNIAIYKMAKAHFGAFRDVRSIPGANIRPDFANGLNKADGILYSVRTFDQDSSLTTGPGWDDVTGVGSPNAVFLKAFGSGGA; from the coding sequence GTGCGCGGAGCCATGGCTTCGTGCGGCCTCGCGGCGGTCGTCGCCGCGGGTGGTGTCGCGACGGCGACGGGCGCGAGCAGCCACGCCGTCGCGCTGCGGGGGAGTGCCCCCGCGTGGACGGCGCACGCCGCCGTCCGGCCGGCGAACGCGTCCGGCCGGGTGAGCTTGCGGGTGTACCTCGCTCCCCGGGGCGGCCTGGCGGCGCTTCGGGCCGCCGTGGCCGCGGTGGCCACGCCGGGCAGCGCGACGTACCACCGCTTCCTCACGCCCGCGCAGTACCGCGCGAAGTACGAGCCCACGGCGGCAGCCGTCTCGTCCGTGAGCGCGTGGCTGCGATCCGCCGGGCTGCGGGTGACGGCCGTCGAGGCCTCGCACCGCTACGTGAGCGCAAGCGGCAGCGTCGCCGCCGCCGAGAAGGCGTTCGGGCGCAGGCTGAACATCTACGAGCATCACGGCCGGCTCGTTCGCGGGCCTGCCGGAAACGCCCGCGTCCCGGCCGCAGTGGCCGCGTCCGTCCTGGGCGTGACCGGGCTCTCGACGCCGAGCGCGTCGCGCGTCCAGATCGGCCCGCCGCCGGCGGGATTCCGGAACGCCCGCCCGTGCTCCCAGAGTTACGGCGCGGTCAAGGCGACGTCGCTGCCCAAGTTCCGGGGCAGCCACCGTGACTTCGCCGTCTGCGGATACACGCCGAAGCAGTTCCGCGGGGCCTACGGCGTGAGCGCCACCGGCCTTACGGGCAAGGGCACCAGCATCGGCATCGTCGACGCTTTCGCCGCGGGGACGATCCGCAAGGACGCGAACATCTACGCGAGCCGCCACGGGGACGAGCCCTTCCACGGGCGCCAGTTCTCGCAGGTGCTCCCGAGCTCGTTCGCGCTGCACCCGAACCAGTGCCAGACCCCGGCCGACTGGGCCGGCGAAGAGACGCTCGACGTCGAGGCCGCGCACGGTCTCGCCACCAAGGCGAACGTCGTCTACTACGGCGCCAAGAGCTGCCTGAACCAGGACCTCCAGGACGCGCTCGCGCGGGTCGACGACCAGAACAAGGTGTCGGTCGTCTCCAACTCGTACGGCGGCCCGATGTCCGGTGAGACCTCGGGCGACATCGCCGCCCAGGAGCAGGTCGTCCTGCAGGGCGAGATGCAGGGCATCACGTTCCTGTTCTCGTCGGGCGACAACGGCGACTGGCAGGCGATCGAGGGGTTCAAGGACACCGACTATCCGGCGTCCGACCCGTTCGTCACCGCCGTCGGCGGCACCAGCACGGCCATCGGTCGCAAGAACAACCTGCTGTGGCAGACCGGCTGGGGCACCGAGAAGTTCAACCTCTCGGACACTGGCAAGGGATGGGTGCCCTTCGCGCCCAACCCGTTCCTGTACGGCGCGGGCGGCGGCATCTCGCCGGTGTTCCCGCGGCCCAGTTACCAGAACGGCGTCGTGTCCGCGAACGGCCGCGGCTACCCGGACGTCGCGCTGGACGCCGATCCGACGACCGGCATGCTGGTCGGGGAGACGCAGATCTTCCCGAAGGGGACGTTCTACGGCGAGTACCGCATCGGCGGCACGAGCCTCGCCTCGCCGCTGATGGCCGGCATCGTCGCCGACGCGGTCCAGCACGCCAAGAGCCGCCTCGGCTTCCTGAACATCGCCATCTACAAGATGGCGAAGGCGCACTTCGGTGCGTTCAGGGATGTCCGCTCGATCCCGGGTGCGAACATCCGCCCGGACTTCGCGAACGGCCTGAACAAGGCCGACGGGATCCTCTACAGCGTTCGCACGTTCGACCAGGACTCGAGCCTGACCACCGGGCCGGGCTGGGATGACGTGACGGGCGTCGGCTCCCCGAACGCCGTCTTCCTGAAGGCGTTCGGAAGCGGCGGCGCCTGA